One part of the Anopheles merus strain MAF chromosome 3L, AmerM5.1, whole genome shotgun sequence genome encodes these proteins:
- the LOC121599911 gene encoding uncharacterized protein LOC121599911 isoform X2, which produces MCDSECVAAPAVVSPLAPPPTNGMPTAVSPSAVDPSHNIGSLVEAINPAVQLASSLSAHSMHAAPMQPEGQPGPAIGAGEYVSAQELEMENHWLREKLKEVSADRDRLLCEVANLRLELDMAELKRLPEHR; this is translated from the coding sequence ATGTGCGACAGTGAGTGTGTGGCTGCTCCGGCCGTAGTGTCCCCGCTGGCACCGCCGCCCACGAACGGGATGCCGACGGCGGTGTCGCCCAGCGCCGTCGACCCCTCCCACAACATTGGCAGTCTGGTCGAAGCGATCAACCCGGCAGTACAGCTGGCCAGCTCGCTGTCCGCGCACTCGATGCACGCGGCGCCGATGCAGCCGGAAGGGCAGCCCGGGCCGGCGATCGGTGCCGGCGAGTACGTGTCCGCCCAGGagctggaaatggaaaaccaCTGGCTGCGGGAAAAGCTGAAGGAAGTGTCCGCCGACCGGGATCGGTTGCTGTGCGAGGTGGCGAACCTGCGGCTCGAGCTCGATATGGCCGAACTGAAGCGGCTACCGGAACACAG